Sequence from the Lysobacter solisilvae genome:
CGTAGATGCCATTGGTCTGCGTACCTGCGCCTGCCTGCAGCCCGCCGACCTTGAAGTCATTGCAGTCGATGGTGACGTTATTGTTGGCGATCGTGATGGCGTTGCCCATGGTAATAGCTGTACTCAGGTCATGGCGCAGGCACCACGTGCCTTGCGCGTCAACCGTGGCGGTAGGGAGTCGATGAAGCCTGTGCAGTTGTCGTAGCTGCGGCCGGCTTGGGCCGGGCCCGCGAAAGGGGAAAGGGCCAATAGAATGACAATGGTGGTGCTCGGCGATAGGCGCATGAGTTTTCCAGGTCTGTGGAGGTGTGGGTGATGAATGGAGGCAAGCCGCCGTGCCGGCCCAAGTTGCCAGTACGCCATTCTGCAGCGGGGTCGCCACTCGGATCGAGCCACTGGGTGGGGTAGGAGGCTGACTTTGTCTTAAGGTTGCCCAGGCGTCGCGTCCTGATTTCTATGGCTGGGGAGCTGTCCCGATATGTGTTTCTTGCTCGATGAGGCAGGCGCAGCAGGTCGCGCTCGCTTTGAAGTACGGGCACGGGCTCGACGAAGTACGGGCACGCGCTCGGCGGGTTTGCGCGGTTGCCAGCCGGATTGACTGGTGGCCGAAAGCATTTGAGGGAGATTCTGAGCCGGCAAACCCAGCGCTCGACAAGGTGAGCTCCACGGAGGTCCGTTGGACGCTCCGCTGTCCATTTGCGCTTTGGCCAAAAGGCGTCCAAGCCATTTTCTCGACCTCCATTTGCCACTGGCATGCCTCCGGCCACGTGGGCGCTGGCGGGCATGTGCACTTGTCACCGTAAAGAGGAGGGCGCTACCAAGAAGCTGCTGTAGCTTGCATGGGCGCAAGGGTGCTGACAGAAGTCAGTTCGAAACAAGCAGTTCAATCGATCTAGGTGGTCAATGTATTAATGGTCGCAGCAGTGGCATCGATTCTGGTGGGAGGGGTATGCCAGGCACAGATCGCATGGGGCGTGCATGACGTCATTCAAGACGGCATCAAGCGCGGCGCCATTTTCGTCAAGGGGGGGGCAGGATCCGTGTCTGTACATTGAGGACTGGTTTCTGTTTGAGGGCTACAAATATCCCAGTCCCTTGAGCGGAGCGTCATTCACGGTGCGACCGTCGGGGGAGTCTCTGCCTAGTCGTGAAGACTTCCTCGCCCGGATGCGGGCCGCTCACCCAAGCGGTAGGCATGTTGAAGTAATTGCAAGCGAAAACAGAGAAGGTTGCCCTACCGGGAAGTAGTTGGTGAAGGCGTTGCAATTCTTGTCACTCCCTGAAAGCGTCCAATCTCGGCGGGATGTTGCGAGCAGGCGGACGTGGCCTCCCCGCCTTGCGAACTTGCTGGGCTTCACTTGCGGCTGGAGGTGCCAGGGCCTTCGGCTCCAACAAGAGGGGGCGCGCGGTCTCAAGCTAGGCTGGCGGTAGCTATGACGGTAACACTGTTGTGCGAGCTGCAGTTGGCATTGATATTATGCCTGTTGCGGCAGTGATTCAGTAGCCCCCACCTCCACCAATTCAAGCTGCAACGTGGTGCAAATCAGGCTGGAATCCCACAGGGTTCCGGCCTTTTTTGCGCCCGGGGATATCAGGAACTACCCGTCTTGCGCGGCGGCTCAGCCGCGCTGCTGGTACTCCTTTCGCCATTCCCGTGGGGCCATGCCGAACGCGCCGCTGAACCAGCGCGTGAATGAACTGGGAGAGGAAAAACCCAGGAGGCGGCCGACCACCTGCAACGAGTACTGGGGGTTTTCCATGTAGCGCAGGGCCAGCTGGGTCCGGACCGAATGCAGGACATCGGAGAATGTCTCGTTGGCCTCTTCAAGCCGGCGTTGCAGCGTGCGCACGTTCATGCCGCGTCCAACCGCCACCTGCTCGATGGTCGCCTGTCCCATCGGCATCAGGATGTAGAGGTCCTTGCGGATATCGGTGGCGATGGAATTCCGGGTGGGCGCCGGCAGCGCCTCCACCAGGCGCTTGACGTAGAGGGCCATCGCCGGATCGGCGGACGGGTTGGGGGCGTTGAGGTCGGAGGCCTCGCAGACGATGCCATTGAACTCGCGGTCGAATTCCGCGGGGCAGCGGAACACGCGGCGGTGGATCAGCAGGTTCTCGGGGGCGCCGTGCGTGAAATTCACGCTATGCGGCTTCCAGTGCGGGCCCAGCAGGAATCCGCACAGGCGGTACAGGGCGCCCAGCGCCAGTTCGATGGCCTGGCGCGATGAGGTGAATCCGGAATCGGTCACGAACTCCTCGCGGATGACCACGGTCCGTCCCCTTTCCTCCACGTGGATAGCCAACAGCTCGTTGAGCAGGTGGCGGTACTTCATGGTCGTGACCAGGGCGTCGCGCAGAGTGGGCTGGTGGATCAGCAACAGGCTGACCACACCGAAGTCCGACAGTTGCCGCGACTCGGCCATGCGCAGCCCGAACGTGTCGCATCCGGACTGACGCGCCGAATCCTCCAGCAGCCGCAGCACGGCTGAGGCCGGAATGCGCCGTTCGGGGTCGGTCAGCATGGTCCGGCTCAGGCCGGCTGCGCGCAGCAACGGCTGGGGATTGAGGTCGAGCTGCTGCGCCACTTCGAAATAGTTCTTCAGCGTGGCGGCACGGATGAGGCTGCTCATGGAACGGTCCTGAGGGCCGGGGGACCTGTCATGAAATGTCAAGTCATTGTCGTCGTTTGGCAAGAGCCGCGCATCCCGGTTGCCTATAGTCGAAAAAGCCCCCCCCGAGGGGCGCCCGACTCCCCGATGCGAGGTTCCAGACAGCTCATGGCCCATGCGGTTCGATTCTATGAGGGCGGTGGCCCGGAGGTTCTGCGCTACGAATCCGTCGAAGTCGGCGAGCCGGGTCCGGGCCAAGTGCGGCTGCGTCATGTCGCGGTGGGCCTGAACTACGCCGACACCTACTTCCGCAACGGAACCTATCCGATCCCGCTGCCGGCCGGCATCGGCGTCGAGGGCGCGGGGGTGGTGCAGGCCGTGGGCCCCGATGTCGACCAGGTCGCGGTCGGCGACCGCGTGACCTACACCGGGTTCATCAACACCCTGGGCGCCTACAGCACCGAACGCCTGGTGCCGGCCGCGCCCTTGATCAAGTTGCCCGAGACCATCGGTTACGAGACCGCCGCCGCCATGACCATGCGCGGCCTGACCGCGGCCTACCTGCTGCGCCGCATCCATCCGTTCCGGGCCGGAGACTCGATCCTGCTGCACGCCGCCGCCGGCGGCGTCGGCCTGATCGTCTCGCAGTGGGCCAAGCTGCTGGGTCTGACCGTGATCGGCACCGTCTCGACGCAGGCCAAGGCCGAGCTCGCCCGCGAGCACGGCTGCGACCACGTCATCGACTACAGCCACGAAGACGTCGCAGCGCGCGTGCGCGAACTGACCGATGGCGAAGGCGTATCGGTGGTGTTCGACAGCGTCGGCAAGACCACGTTCGAGGGCTCGCTCGACTCGCTGAAACGGCGCGGGACGATGGTCTGCGTCGGCACCGCCTCGGGGCCGGTCCCGCCGTTCAATCCGCAGATCCTTGCAATGAAAGGCTCGCTCTACCTTACCCGCCCGGCGCTGGCCGACTACATCGCCGATCCGGCCGAGAAGGCGGAACTGGCGGCCGAACTGTTCGACCACGTCGGGGCGGGGCGCATCCGCATCGAGATCAACCAGCGTTACGCCCTGCAGGACGCCGCACGGGCCCATCGAGACCTGGAGGCCCGCCGGACCACCGGGTCTTCGATCTTCGTCATCTGAGGTAGAACGGCATGCGCGTCGAACAACTGACCTGCGCCATCGGAGCCGAACTGTCCGGCGTCGACCTGGCCGATGCGATCGACAACGACGATCTGTTCGGAGAGATCCGCGCGGCGCTGCTGCGGCACCGCGTGCTTTTCCTGCGCGACCAGGCATTCAGCCGGGCCGAGCACGTCGCGTTCGCGCGTCGTTTCGGGGAACTGGAGGACCATCCCGTCGCCGGCAGCCATCCCGATCATCCGGGCCTGGTGCAGATCAGCAAGTCGCCGGACGCGCCCAACGACCGCTACGAGAACGCCTGGCACACCGACGCCACCTGGCGCGTGGCGCCGCCGCTGGGCTGCGTGTTGCGCTGCATCGAATGCCCGCCGGTGGGTGGCGACACGATGTGGGCCAACATGGCGCTGGCGTACGAGCGCCTGCCCGACGAGGTCAAGGCGCGCATCGCCGGCCTGCATGCACGCCACAGCATCGAAGCCAGTTTTGGCGCCGCGATGCCGATCGAGAAGCGCCACGCGCTCAAGGCGCAGTTCCCGGACGCGGAGCACCCGGTGGTGCGGACCCATCCGGAAACCGGCGAGAAGATCCTGTTCGTCAACGCGTTCACTACTCACCTCACCGACTTCCACACGTCGGCCAACGTGCGCTACGGCCAGGACGCCAATCCCGGCGCGGGTGACCTGCTGCGCTACCTGATCAGCCAGGCCTACGTCCCGGAATACCAGGTGCGTTGGCGCTGGCGGCCCAACAGCGTGGCGATCTGGGACAACCGTTCGACCCAGCACTACGCCGTGATGGATTACCCGCCCTGCCATCGAAAGATGGAGCGGGCCGGAATCATCGGCAGCGTGCCGTACTGATCCGCGGCCCATTTCCCAGACATCCGACCGCTTTACGCAACAGGAACCCACGCATGAATTTCCTCGATGGCTCGCTGTTCCCCGAGAACCAGCCGAAGCTCGTGATCACCGCCGCGCCATATGGCCCGGAATGGCTGCCGTCGGATTTCCCGGAAGACATCCCGGTGACGATGGAGGAACACATCCAGAAGGCGGTCGATTGCTACAACGCGGGTGCCACGGTGCTGCACCTGCACGTGCGCGAGCTCGACGGCAAGGGCTCCAAGCGCCTGTCGATGTTCAACGAGCTGCTGGCCGGCATCCGCGCCCGCGTGCCCGAAATGATCCTGCAGGTCGGCGGTTCGATCTCCTTCGCGCCGGAAGGCGAGGGCAACGTGGCCAAGTGGCTGTCCGACGACACCCGGCACATGCTGGCCGAGCTGCAGCCGGCGCCGGACCAGGTGACCATCGCCATCAACACCAACCAGATGAACGTGGTCGAGCAGATGTGCGAGGCCGACCTGGCCGGTACCAGCCTGGGCACGCCGGAGGGCTACCGCGCGTATCGCGAGATGACGATCCCGGCCGGCCCGGAATGGGTTGAAGAACACATCCGCCGGCTGTCGGCCAAGGGCATCCAGACGCATTTCCAGCTCGCCAACATCACCCAGATCGAGACGGTGGAGCGGATGATGCGCAAGGGCACCTGCAACGTGCCGCTGATCCTGACCTGGGTCGCCATCGGCGGCGGCTTCGATGCACCCAACATCTACAACCTGGCCAATTTCGTGCGTGCCTGCCCGGACGGCTCCGTGCTGACGCTTGAGTCATCCATGCTCAACGTATTGCCGCTGAACATGATGGCGATCGCGATGGGGCTGCACGTGCGCTGCGGCAACGAGGACAACATCTGGACCCAGCGCCGCGACCGCAAGATGGGCAGCGTCGAGCAGATCGAGCAACTGGTGCGCCTGTCGCGCGAGTTCGGCCGCGACATCGCCTCGGCCGCCCAGGCGCGCGAGATCTACAGGATCGGCACGTTCTACAAGGATGCCGACGAGACGCTGGCGGCCAATGGCTTCGCGCCGAACCGCAGGCCGTTCTGGAAAGGCGTGCCGATTCCGGCCTGACCCTGTCCTGCTGAAACACCGGGTGCATCATGGCGTACTACTCCCACTCCCAAACCGGTAACGACGATCCCGGCGCGCGCATCCCGCGCCGCTATGCCTGGGTCGTGTTCGCGCTGAGTTTCGGCCTGCTGCTGTCGGATTACATGTCCCGGCAGGTGCTCAACGCGGTCTTCCCGCTGCTCAAGCACGAGTGGGCGCTGTCCGATGCGCGGCTCGGCCTGCTGAGCGGCGTCGTGGCGCTGATGGTGGGCTTGCTGACCTTCCCACTGTCGCTGCTCGCCGACCGGTTCGGTCGCGTGAAGAGCCTCGCCATCATGGCCGCAGTCTGGAGCCTGGCGACGCTGGGCTGCGGCCTGGCGCAGGATTATCCGCAGATGCTGGCCGCGCGATTCCTGGTGGGTGTCGGTGAAGCCGCGTACGGCAGCGTCGGGATCGCCGTCGTGCTGTCGGTGTTTCCCAAACACATGCGGGCGACGCTCACCGGTGCGTTCATGGCCGGAGGCATGTTCGGCTCGGTGCTGGGCATGGCCCTGGGCGGCACGGTGGCGGCCCACCTGGGCTGGCGCTGGGCGTTCGCGGTGATGGCCCTGTTCGGGCTGCTGCTGGCGGTCGTGTACCCGATCATCGTCCGCGAGAAGCGCATCGCACCGCCGTCGCCGGGCAATGCATCTTCTACGGCTACGGCTACGGCCACGGCCACGGCTACGCCGCCCGTGCGCGTTCCATTGCGCAGCCTGGTCAACACGCGTTCCGTGCTCGGCGCCTACGTCGGGAGCGGCCTGCAGTTGTTCGTCGGCGGCACGGTCATCGTGTGGCTCCCAAGCTATCTCAACCGCTACTACGCGATGGCGACCGACGCCGCCGGCGGCGTGGCAGCCATGATCGTGCTGGTCAGCGGCCTGGGCATGATCGGCTGCGGCATGCTCAGCGACCGCCTGTGCCGGGGCGCGCCGGAGCGCAAATTCAGCCTGGCGATCGCCTACAGCCTGGGCAGTTGCCTGCTGCTCTCGCTGGCGTTCGCGATGCCGCACGGCGCGGCGCAATTGGCCGTGATCGGGTTGGGGATGTTCCTGGCGGCGGGCACCAGTGGCCCGGCCGGCGCCATGGTCGCCAATCTCACGCCGCTGCCGATCCATGGCACCGCGTTCGCGATGCTGACGCTGGTGAACAATCTGCTGGGCCTGGCCGCCGGGCCGCTGGTCACCGGCGTGCTGGCCGATGCGCTGGGCCTGGCGACGGCGTTCCAGCTGGTGCCATTGATCAGCGTGGCCGCCGCCGCGGTGTTCTTTTTCGCCAAACGGCATTACCTGGCCGACATCCAGCAGGTTGCGAGCCGCCCCTACATCCGGGACATCGGCGCGCAGGCAGCGGCGTGAGCGGCGCCAACGGGCTCACCGTAGCCGTCCACTTCGACCTGATCTGCCCCTGGTGCTTCATCGGCAAGCGCCAACTCGAGCTCGCGCGCGAACGGTTCGGGCAGAAGTACCCGGAGGTCACGCTGGAAACGACGTGGCACCCGGTGCAGCTGCTGCCCGGCGTGCCGGAGCAGGGCTTGCCGTTCGCCGAGTTCTACGAGCGACGCCTGGGATCACCCGAAGCGGTGGCGCAACGTCGGCGACAGATCATGCAGGCCGCGCGGGCCGTGGACCTGCCCCTGGAGCTGGCCGCGATCGGGCGGCTGCCCAACACCTCGCGCGCCCACCAGTTGCTGCGTCGCGTTGCGGCCCATGACAAGCCGCTGTACGAAGACGTGCTCGAGCGACTGTTTGTCGCCTATTTCCAGCAGGGCCAGGACATCGGCGATGCCCGGACGCTGCAGGCGCTGGCGATGGAGGTCGGCGTTCCCATGGATCGGCCCGGCGCCGCGCCGGGCGATGAGGCAGGTCCCCTGCACGGTTCGACCG
This genomic interval carries:
- a CDS encoding quinone oxidoreductase family protein, with translation MAHAVRFYEGGGPEVLRYESVEVGEPGPGQVRLRHVAVGLNYADTYFRNGTYPIPLPAGIGVEGAGVVQAVGPDVDQVAVGDRVTYTGFINTLGAYSTERLVPAAPLIKLPETIGYETAAAMTMRGLTAAYLLRRIHPFRAGDSILLHAAAGGVGLIVSQWAKLLGLTVIGTVSTQAKAELAREHGCDHVIDYSHEDVAARVRELTDGEGVSVVFDSVGKTTFEGSLDSLKRRGTMVCVGTASGPVPPFNPQILAMKGSLYLTRPALADYIADPAEKAELAAELFDHVGAGRIRIEINQRYALQDAARAHRDLEARRTTGSSIFVI
- a CDS encoding MFS transporter codes for the protein MAYYSHSQTGNDDPGARIPRRYAWVVFALSFGLLLSDYMSRQVLNAVFPLLKHEWALSDARLGLLSGVVALMVGLLTFPLSLLADRFGRVKSLAIMAAVWSLATLGCGLAQDYPQMLAARFLVGVGEAAYGSVGIAVVLSVFPKHMRATLTGAFMAGGMFGSVLGMALGGTVAAHLGWRWAFAVMALFGLLLAVVYPIIVREKRIAPPSPGNASSTATATATATATPPVRVPLRSLVNTRSVLGAYVGSGLQLFVGGTVIVWLPSYLNRYYAMATDAAGGVAAMIVLVSGLGMIGCGMLSDRLCRGAPERKFSLAIAYSLGSCLLLSLAFAMPHGAAQLAVIGLGMFLAAGTSGPAGAMVANLTPLPIHGTAFAMLTLVNNLLGLAAGPLVTGVLADALGLATAFQLVPLISVAAAAVFFFAKRHYLADIQQVASRPYIRDIGAQAAA
- a CDS encoding BKACE family enzyme, producing MNFLDGSLFPENQPKLVITAAPYGPEWLPSDFPEDIPVTMEEHIQKAVDCYNAGATVLHLHVRELDGKGSKRLSMFNELLAGIRARVPEMILQVGGSISFAPEGEGNVAKWLSDDTRHMLAELQPAPDQVTIAINTNQMNVVEQMCEADLAGTSLGTPEGYRAYREMTIPAGPEWVEEHIRRLSAKGIQTHFQLANITQIETVERMMRKGTCNVPLILTWVAIGGGFDAPNIYNLANFVRACPDGSVLTLESSMLNVLPLNMMAIAMGLHVRCGNEDNIWTQRRDRKMGSVEQIEQLVRLSREFGRDIASAAQAREIYRIGTFYKDADETLAANGFAPNRRPFWKGVPIPA
- a CDS encoding AraC family transcriptional regulator, which gives rise to MSSLIRAATLKNYFEVAQQLDLNPQPLLRAAGLSRTMLTDPERRIPASAVLRLLEDSARQSGCDTFGLRMAESRQLSDFGVVSLLLIHQPTLRDALVTTMKYRHLLNELLAIHVEERGRTVVIREEFVTDSGFTSSRQAIELALGALYRLCGFLLGPHWKPHSVNFTHGAPENLLIHRRVFRCPAEFDREFNGIVCEASDLNAPNPSADPAMALYVKRLVEALPAPTRNSIATDIRKDLYILMPMGQATIEQVAVGRGMNVRTLQRRLEEANETFSDVLHSVRTQLALRYMENPQYSLQVVGRLLGFSSPSSFTRWFSGAFGMAPREWRKEYQQRG
- a CDS encoding DsbA family oxidoreductase; the protein is MSGANGLTVAVHFDLICPWCFIGKRQLELARERFGQKYPEVTLETTWHPVQLLPGVPEQGLPFAEFYERRLGSPEAVAQRRRQIMQAARAVDLPLELAAIGRLPNTSRAHQLLRRVAAHDKPLYEDVLERLFVAYFQQGQDIGDARTLQALAMEVGVPMDRPGAAPGDEAGPLHGSTVPGVPHFVFNDRLSLAGAQDASLLLLAMRKAAQGTAPAERA
- a CDS encoding TauD/TfdA dioxygenase family protein, whose translation is MRVEQLTCAIGAELSGVDLADAIDNDDLFGEIRAALLRHRVLFLRDQAFSRAEHVAFARRFGELEDHPVAGSHPDHPGLVQISKSPDAPNDRYENAWHTDATWRVAPPLGCVLRCIECPPVGGDTMWANMALAYERLPDEVKARIAGLHARHSIEASFGAAMPIEKRHALKAQFPDAEHPVVRTHPETGEKILFVNAFTTHLTDFHTSANVRYGQDANPGAGDLLRYLISQAYVPEYQVRWRWRPNSVAIWDNRSTQHYAVMDYPPCHRKMERAGIIGSVPY